In one window of Rhodospirillales bacterium DNA:
- the dcd gene encoding dCTP deaminase — protein MTVMPDTWIRSMALEEGMIDPFVEAQRTDGVISYGLSSYGYDARVANEFRVFTNVDNALIDPKDFSDQSFVARTADTCIIPPNSFALARTVEYFRIPRDVLVICLGKSTYARCGIIVNVTPLEPEWEGHVTLEFSNTTPLPARIYANEGACQFVFFKGAESPKVSYADRKGKYMGQLQVTLPRI, from the coding sequence ATGACGGTGATGCCGGACACCTGGATCCGCTCGATGGCCCTGGAAGAGGGGATGATCGATCCGTTCGTCGAGGCGCAACGCACCGACGGCGTGATTTCGTACGGCCTGAGCTCGTACGGCTATGACGCCCGCGTCGCAAATGAATTCCGGGTGTTCACGAACGTGGACAACGCGCTGATCGACCCCAAGGACTTCTCGGATCAGAGCTTCGTCGCCCGCACGGCCGATACGTGCATCATTCCGCCCAACAGCTTCGCGCTGGCCCGCACGGTCGAGTACTTCCGGATTCCCCGCGACGTGCTGGTCATCTGTCTGGGAAAGTCGACCTACGCCCGATGCGGAATCATCGTCAACGTGACGCCACTCGAGCCCGAGTGGGAGGGGCACGTCACGCTCGAGTTCTCGAATACAACGCCATTGCCGGCCCGGATCTACGCGAACGAGGGTGCTTGCCAGTTCGTGTTCTTCAAGGGGGCTGAGTCCCCGAAGGTCAGTTACGCCGACCGCAAGGGGAAGTACATGGGTCAGCTGCAGGTCACGCTGCCGAGGATCTGA
- a CDS encoding ABC transporter ATP-binding protein has protein sequence MVTSAPPVPARHPIRRLIQRWGPKHARTFVMANLLVIVIAGATAGYPLLIDYLVDALQARERLVLVTVPIAVLLLTLAKGAALYAQTVLVSRIAQRMIADIRADLYMAILRFDLGVLAGDRAVSLQARVLHDTNLLNASLTQMAGRVPRDALTCAALLGSVIYLDWVLSLIVIVVYGINVRPVLSIGRRTRSTTTDVQAHYGALSSFLAETFQGMRTVRAFNLGAARSRQGKSLIEGLYALQYAIERRRAQLSPLLEFGGGVVVALIIVVAGWRILEGSSTIGAFSGFVSAVLLALRPARALANFSVTFQQAASAAERVFEKLEQPPGLVDRPDARVCPRPEGEIRFENVGFRYMEGGSVLREVDLVIRPGERVALVGPSGAGKTTLINLVLRMFDPSEGRILLDRADIREFTLESLRSHFGLVAQEATLFHGTLRDNVEMGRPGAGDAAIREALLAAAADFVDTLPDGLDTVVGDQGDRLSGGERQRVALARAILRDPAVLILDEPTSALDAESEHRIQEALGSLTAGRTTITIAHRLSTVVRADRILLMEGGTIVDQGTHAALMAQSAPYRRLVELQAVRSEDRSLGTA, from the coding sequence GTGGTGACCAGCGCGCCTCCCGTGCCCGCGCGGCATCCCATCCGTCGCCTGATCCAGCGCTGGGGGCCGAAACACGCGCGCACTTTCGTCATGGCGAACCTGCTGGTGATCGTGATCGCCGGTGCGACCGCCGGGTACCCGCTGCTGATCGACTATCTGGTCGACGCACTCCAAGCGCGCGAGCGCCTCGTCCTGGTCACGGTCCCGATCGCGGTGCTGCTGCTGACGCTTGCCAAAGGGGCTGCGCTCTACGCGCAGACCGTGTTGGTCAGCCGCATCGCACAGCGGATGATCGCGGATATCCGCGCCGATCTCTACATGGCGATTCTCCGGTTCGACCTCGGCGTGCTGGCCGGCGATCGCGCGGTGAGTCTCCAGGCACGGGTCCTCCACGATACGAACCTCCTGAACGCTTCCCTTACCCAGATGGCGGGGCGGGTCCCCCGAGACGCCCTGACGTGCGCGGCCCTGCTGGGATCCGTGATCTACCTCGACTGGGTGCTGTCGCTGATCGTGATCGTCGTCTACGGCATCAACGTGCGCCCGGTGCTGTCGATCGGCCGCCGGACACGCAGCACCACCACCGACGTGCAGGCGCACTACGGGGCCCTGTCCTCCTTTCTCGCCGAGACCTTCCAGGGGATGCGGACGGTGCGGGCGTTCAACCTCGGAGCTGCGCGGAGCCGGCAGGGCAAATCCTTGATCGAGGGGCTGTACGCGCTGCAGTACGCGATCGAGCGGCGCCGGGCGCAGCTGTCGCCACTCCTCGAGTTCGGGGGCGGGGTGGTCGTGGCCCTCATCATCGTGGTCGCGGGCTGGCGCATTCTGGAGGGCAGCAGCACGATTGGAGCGTTCTCGGGATTCGTGAGCGCGGTGCTGCTGGCATTGCGTCCGGCCCGGGCGCTGGCGAACTTCAGCGTGACGTTTCAGCAGGCGGCCTCCGCTGCCGAGCGCGTGTTCGAGAAGCTGGAGCAGCCACCCGGTCTCGTCGATCGCCCCGACGCCCGGGTCTGTCCGCGGCCGGAGGGCGAGATCCGCTTCGAGAATGTCGGCTTTCGGTACATGGAAGGCGGATCGGTCCTCCGGGAGGTGGACCTCGTGATCCGACCCGGCGAGCGCGTCGCGCTGGTCGGGCCGAGCGGCGCCGGCAAGACCACCCTGATCAATCTAGTGTTGCGCATGTTCGACCCCAGCGAGGGTCGGATCCTCCTGGACCGTGCCGATATCCGGGAATTCACCCTCGAGTCGCTGCGAAGCCACTTCGGGCTGGTGGCGCAAGAGGCCACGCTGTTTCACGGCACGCTTCGCGACAACGTGGAGATGGGCCGACCCGGGGCCGGCGATGCGGCCATTCGGGAGGCTCTGCTGGCGGCCGCGGCGGACTTCGTCGACACCCTCCCCGATGGCCTCGATACCGTGGTCGGTGACCAGGGTGACCGGCTGTCAGGCGGCGAGCGGCAGCGTGTCGCGCTGGCCCGGGCGATCCTGCGCGATCCTGCCGTCCTGATCTTGGACGAACCCACCAGCGCGCTCGATGCCGAATCCGAGCATCGCATTCAGGAGGCGCTTGGCAGCCTGACGGCGGGACGTACAACCATTACCATCGCCCACCGGCTATCGACGGTGGTGCGCGCCGACCGGATCCTGCTGATGGAGGGAGGCACGATCGTGGATCAAGGCACCCACGCCGCACTGATGGCGCAATCGGCGCCATACCGGCGGCTCGTCGAGCTCCAGGCCGTGCGATCGGAGGACCGCTCCCTTGGCACGGCCTGA
- a CDS encoding ATP-binding cassette domain-containing protein, with translation MREAALRVTNLHKAFGSLDVLRGVSLAAHEHDVIAVMGASGSGKSTLLRCINLLDIPDAGEVHVGGELIHMGFDRRGQRTPADPRQVDRIRTRLGMVFQRFNLWSHMTVLQNIVEAPIRVLGVPRRRAMEQADHLLRKVGLYDKRDDFPAYLSGGQEQRAAIARALAMEPEVLLLDEPTSALDPELVGEVLKVIDDLAAEGRTMLIVTHEIGFARAVSSRTIFLHKGMVNEQGPSRQVLDEPRSERFRQFLLGGNWGRSAQTTPSQSGENE, from the coding sequence CTGCGCGAGGCAGCACTTCGCGTGACGAACCTCCACAAGGCATTCGGCTCGCTCGATGTCCTGCGGGGGGTCTCGCTCGCGGCGCACGAACACGACGTCATCGCCGTCATGGGGGCCAGCGGTTCCGGCAAGAGCACCCTGCTCCGGTGCATCAACCTCCTGGACATCCCCGACGCCGGGGAGGTTCATGTCGGGGGGGAACTGATCCACATGGGCTTCGACAGGCGCGGTCAACGCACCCCGGCGGATCCGCGCCAAGTCGACCGGATCCGCACCCGCCTCGGGATGGTGTTCCAGCGGTTCAACCTGTGGTCCCACATGACCGTCCTGCAAAACATCGTCGAGGCGCCCATCCGCGTACTCGGTGTCCCGCGCCGCCGGGCGATGGAGCAGGCCGACCACCTCCTGCGCAAGGTCGGTCTCTACGACAAGCGCGACGACTTCCCGGCCTACCTGTCCGGAGGCCAGGAGCAACGGGCGGCGATCGCTCGTGCACTGGCGATGGAACCGGAGGTCCTGCTGCTCGACGAGCCAACTTCGGCTCTCGATCCCGAATTGGTCGGAGAGGTCCTCAAGGTCATCGACGACCTGGCCGCAGAAGGGCGCACGATGCTGATCGTGACGCACGAAATCGGCTTCGCGCGGGCGGTATCGTCCCGCACCATCTTTCTGCATAAAGGTATGGTCAACGAGCAGGGGCCGTCGCGGCAAGTCCTGGACGAACCGCGCTCCGAGCGGTTCAGGCAGTTTCTCTTGGGCGGAAACTGGGGCCGTTCCGCCCAGACCACACCCAGCCAGTCTGGAGAGAACGAATGA
- a CDS encoding ABC transporter substrate-binding protein produces MTMKKLLLAAVCAAATLTFQAAADERMTVRLGTEGAYPPFNWIDENGDLRGFDVEIGNAICAAASFDCTWVVQDWDGIIPGLLAKKYDAIVASMSITEERRQKVDFTAKYYNTPAKFVRKKGSGIEISRAGLDGKSVGVQRATVHENFLHDNYGDIISIKAYATQVEANLDFMAGRVDLVLADSLVLLEGLLGTPDGADAEFVGPDFTDPRWFGEGVGIAVRKDEPDILAALNQAIADIRSDGTYQRINDAYFAFDVYGD; encoded by the coding sequence ATGACCATGAAGAAGCTCTTACTCGCCGCCGTCTGTGCGGCCGCAACCCTCACCTTCCAGGCGGCTGCAGACGAGCGCATGACCGTCAGGCTGGGCACCGAGGGCGCCTATCCGCCGTTCAACTGGATCGACGAGAACGGGGATCTCCGGGGCTTCGATGTCGAGATCGGCAACGCGATCTGTGCCGCCGCCAGCTTCGACTGCACGTGGGTCGTCCAGGACTGGGACGGGATCATCCCCGGTCTGCTGGCCAAGAAATACGACGCCATCGTTGCCTCGATGTCGATCACCGAGGAACGCAGGCAGAAGGTGGACTTCACCGCCAAGTACTACAACACGCCCGCCAAGTTCGTCCGCAAGAAGGGATCGGGGATCGAGATTTCAAGGGCCGGACTGGACGGGAAATCGGTCGGGGTGCAGCGCGCGACCGTCCATGAGAACTTCCTGCACGATAACTACGGTGACATCATCTCGATCAAGGCCTACGCCACGCAGGTCGAGGCCAATCTGGATTTCATGGCGGGCCGGGTCGATCTCGTGCTGGCCGACTCTCTCGTCTTGCTGGAAGGACTGCTTGGTACCCCGGACGGCGCCGATGCGGAATTCGTGGGGCCGGACTTCACGGATCCCCGCTGGTTCGGCGAAGGCGTTGGAATCGCAGTGCGCAAGGATGAGCCGGACATCTTGGCCGCGCTCAATCAGGCGATCGCCGACATCCGGTCGGACGGTACCTATCAGCGGATCAACGACGCCTATTTCGCCTTCGACGTATACGGCGACTGA